The Lycium ferocissimum isolate CSIRO_LF1 unplaced genomic scaffold, AGI_CSIRO_Lferr_CH_V1 ctg6247, whole genome shotgun sequence genome window below encodes:
- the LOC132045197 gene encoding uncharacterized protein LOC132045197: MNEWKRPREVHPKVFAAIYSSNYDSWKHIETNFAYENRLCDYLHCTHLNGVYYWLCFTKDDVYIISTFDFAIELFGEIVGPPIPNDHSGWLMLRGGSLAAMSCNEIEICETTGSASYDIWASIRENSWIKVVTVTPPITWHSPLGIWEYDMYIYEMMQTYNLVYYDHTTKQVTDFGLNFSEIGFGFVWPISYKESLVPINRKNLTEQDNIDYFFTLF; the protein is encoded by the coding sequence ATGAATGAATGGAAAAGGCCAAGAGAGGTTCATCCTAAGGTGTTTGCAGCTATTTATTCGTCAAACTATGACTCCTGGAAGCACATTGAAACTAATTTCGCTTATGAAAATAGATTGTGTGACTACCTTCATTGCACTCATCTAAATGGGGTCTATTATTGGTTGTGTTTCACCAAAGACGATGTGTATATTATTTCAACATTTGATTTCGCAATTGAACTTTTTGGGGAGATAGTAGGGCCTCCAATTCCAAATGATCACAGTGGGTGGCTAATGTTACGCGGTGGATCTCTTGCTGCCATGTCTTGTAACGAAATTGAAATATGTGAGACAACAGGATCAGCGTCTTACGATATATGGGCGAGCATCAGAGAGAATAGTTGGATCAAAGTTGTTACAGTGACTCCGCCGATAACGTGGCATTCACCTCTTGGCATATGggagtatgatatgtatatttatgaaatgatgCAAACTTACAATTTGGTGTATTATGACCACACAACTAAACAAGTTACAGATTTTGGTTTAAATTTCTCTGAAATAGGCTTTGGCTTCGTTTGGCCTATTAGTTATAAGGAGAGCTTAGTTCCAATAAACAGAAAAAATCTGACTGAGCAGGATAATATTGACTACTTCTTCACCCTATTTTAG